The following proteins are co-located in the Camelina sativa cultivar DH55 chromosome 12, Cs, whole genome shotgun sequence genome:
- the LOC104733795 gene encoding uncharacterized protein LOC104733795, which translates to MAELRPISLCNVGYKIISKILCQRLKKVLPGLISETQSAFVPGRLISDNILIAQEIFHALRTNPSCKGKFMAIKTDMSKAYDRVEWDFVAALLHKMGFAEMWVSWIMFCVTSVEYRVLLNGQPNGLIIPQRGLRQGDPLSPYLFILCTEVLIANIWKAERDKLITGIKVANKCPPITHLLFADDNLFFCKANREQCRVILDILKQYESASGQQINFSKSPVQFGHKIDDTLKSELHDVLGITTLGGMGSYLGLPESLGGAKTKVFSFVRERLQGRTNGWTANLLSKGGKEVMIKSVATAVPTFVMSCFRLPKTITSKLTSVVANFWWSTNGQTGGMHWLAWEKLCVSKQLGGLGFRNVDDFNSALLAKQLWRLIDAPDSLFARVFKSRYYRNTHPLDPIRSYSPSYGWRSICSARSLVNKGLIKRVGSGDTISIWSDPWVPAQFPRPALSKGLVKDLSLQMNQLIDCRTNTWCMDMLHEHFDPSDVALIQAIPLGGNQRDDPYGWHFTKTGRYTVKSGYHTARLDVNRTFLACGSGPEITPLLAGVWRAHCPPKIQHFMWQVLSGCISVSANLGRRGIACDIGCVRCGADEETVNHAIFTCPPARQVWALAHVPVGPISFPTDSVYANVDHFLGQQNPGAHVAAFPWLMWYIWKARNARVFENIVEQPEDIVRVAEGEATGWQQAQAEEDLDIYHPIPVGLSVRADTNSLPTVFSGHRCFIDGSWKAEDQFAGAGWCCTSLQVLSPLMGARTFRRSLSPLHAEAEAFLWAMRCMIGHDFRDVAFYTDCSDLVKMMSSPSDWPAFSTYLDDIKIDREEFTSFSLSFISRKANVSADSLARQALFWDIGTCLIPDGYDPRLVGPAIVSALTRLGVSGPITITAIGNLKPFSTDVLESLSSTGIALRNVDKGLFGLVAYLYFWIHHNPSPANLMFVSNLKLSPSVGIETAVSQSLCQLVLQGYSIFWAYPCIPEPTGISVAASGKWLWKSLLEATDADNTVQL; encoded by the exons ATGGCCGAATTGCGTCCGATTAGCCTTTGTAACGTGgggtataaaattatttcaaaaattctgTGTCAGCGGCTTAAGAAGGTTTTACCTGGTCTTATTTCTGAGACCCAATCGGCTTTTGTTCCTGGTCGGTTGATATCGGATAATATCCTTATTGCTCAAGAAATATTTCACGCCTTACGCACCAATCCGTCTTGTAAAGGAAAGTTTATGGCAATAAAAACGGACATGAGTAAGGCATACGATAGGGTTGAGTGGGACTTTGTGGCGGCTTTATTACACAAAATGGGGTTTGCAGAGATGTGGGTGTCATGGATAATGTTTTGTGTCACTTCGGTTGAGTATAGGgttcttcttaatggccagccAAATGGCTTGATTATTCCACAGAGGGGGCTCCGGCAGGGTGACCCTTTATCTCcttatttgttcattttatgTACAGAAGttttaattgcaaatatttGGAAGGCAGAAAGGGACAAGCTCATTACAGGGATAAAGGTGGCAAATAAATGCCCACCTATTAcacatttgttgtttgcagatgataatctgtttttttgtaaGGCAAATAGAGAGCAATGCCGGGTTATTTTGGATATCCTAAAACAATATGAATCTGCTTCGGgccaacaaataaatttttcaaaGTCACCGGTCCAGTTTGGCCACAAAATTGATGACACTTTAAAATCGGAATTGCATGATGTCCTTGGGATCACAACTTTGGGAGGAATGGGTTCCTATCTAGGTTTACCAGAAAGTTTGGGTGGGGCAAAAACCaaagtcttttcttttgttcgcGAACGGCTTCAGGGTCGAACAAATGGTTGGACGGCAAATTTGCTTTCAAAAGGTGGGAAAGAAGTAATGATTAAATCGGTTGCTACTGCGGTGCCGACTTTcgtgatgtcttgttttcggttgccaaaaacaataacatcaaAACTTACTAGTGtagtggcaaatttttggtggagcacTAATGGTCAAACAGGGGGCATGCATTGGCTTGCCTGGGAAAAATTATGTGTTAGCAAACAGCTGGGTGGACTCGGTTTTCGaaatgtggatgattttaatTCGGCCCTTTTGGCCAAGCAGCTATGGCGGCTTATTGATGCTCCGGACTCACTGTTTGCCAGGGTCTTCAAAAGTCGGTATTATAGGAATACACATCCGTTGGATCCAATTAGGTCTTACTCCCCATCCTACGGGTGGAGGAGTATCTGTTccgctcgctctctggttaataaaggactcattaaacgggtTGGCTCCGGGGACACCATTTCCATATGGTCTGATCCTTGGGTGccagctcaattcccgagaccagctttaagtaAGGGCCTGGTAAAGGACCTTTCTCTTCAAATGAATCAATTAATTGATTGTCGGACAAATACTTGGTGTATGGACATGCTccatgagcattttgatccatCTGATGTGGCTTTGATCCAGGCTATCCCATTAGGAGGAAACCAGAGGGATGACCCTTATGGTTGGCATTTCACGAAAACAGGACGGTACACTGTTAAATCGGGTTATCACACTGCACGGCTTGATGTAAATCGGACTTTTCTGGCTTGTGGCTCTGGTCCGGAGATTACACCTCTCCTTGCTGGTGTTTGGAGAGCTCACTGTCCTCCTAAAATTCAACACTTTATGTGGCAGGTTTTATCTGGTTGTATTTCAGTTTCGGCAAACTTGGGACGACGTGGTATTGCTTGTGATATAGGGTGTGTACGCTGTGGAGCTGATGAGGAAACAGTTAATCATGCCATCTTTACTTGTCCTCCTGCCCGTCAGGTTTGGGCTTTAGCCCATGTGCCGGTGGGCCCGATTTCCTTTCCAACGGATTCGGTGTATGCGAATGTGGATCACTTCTTAGGGCAGCAGAATCCTGGGGCTCATGTTGCGGCTTTTCCTTGGCtaatgtggtatatttggaaagcacgGAATGCAcgtgtttttgaaaatattgtggaGCAACCGGAGGATATTGTTAGGGTTGCAGAAGGTGAAGCTACAGGGTGGCAGCAGGCTCAGGCAGAGGAGGATTTAGATATCTATCACCCTATCCCTGTAGGTCTATCTGTCAGGGCGGATACTAATTCCCTTCCAACAGTTTTTTCGGGTCACCGCTGTTTCAtagatggttcatggaaagcaGAAGACCAATTTGCAGGTGCCGGCTGGTGCTGTACCTCGCTCCAAGTTTTGTCTCCGTTGATGGGCGCTAGGACCTTCCGACGAAGTCTATCTCCTTTACATGCTGAAGCTGAAGCTTTCCTTTGGGCGATGCGCTGCATGATCGGTCATGATTTCAGAGACGTGGCTTTCTATACAGACtgctcagatttggtgaagatgatgtCTTCTCCTTCCGACTGGCCAGCATTCTCGACGTATTTGGACGACATCAAGATTGATAGGGAAGAAtttacatctttttctttatcttttatttcaaGAAAAGCTAATGTTagtgcggattctttggcacgccaagcgc TCTTTTGGGACATCGGGACCTGTCTGATTCCCGATGGTTATGATCCTCGTCTTGTCGGTCCGGCTATAGTATCAGCGCTGACGAGGTTAGGCGTGTCTGGTCCTATCACCATCACTGCCATTGGCAACCTAAAACCCTTCAGTACTGACGTCTTGGAATCATTATCTTCCACTGGAATCGCTCTTAGAAACGTCGACAAAG GTTTATTTGGCCTTGTGGCCTACTTGTATTTTTGGATTCACCATAATCCGTCTCCGGCTAATTTGATGTTCGTTTCCAATTTAAAGCTCTCACCTAGTGTTGGAATTGAGACCGCCGTATCTCAGTCTCTTTGCCAGCTAGTTTTGCAAGGATACAGTATTTTTTGGGCATATCCATGTATTCCAGAACCTACAGGCATCTCCGTGGCCGCTTCTGGAAAATGGCTCTGGAAAAGCTTGCTGGAAGCCACAGATGCGGACAATACAGTGcag CTTTGA
- the LOC104732544 gene encoding uncharacterized protein LOC104732544 has product MAVGDSNSLELSHRMGKTIKVSLLWKGNNYSVEIDSGASLKDLGYELRKLTGVTAETLRLIVPRLNGKGSILMLPFSDDHSSFSLQESNIVEEKTIRMMGVSEEEVQGIRKEAMPDMRILGFEEEETRLRQKKSYVSSASIKLPQGTYIFCDFRTLQLPGIELNPPASAALKRMHMLAADPGIIAIMNKHRWRVGIMTELAPVGYVGVSPRCLLGFNKNQGEEISLRLRTDDLKGFRKYQSIKKTLLHELAHMVYTEHDENFYALDRQLNKEAESLDWTKSRGHTLNGTKFINEDDEEDFFFDENEIFSQRLGGNQSDYLGNARESSVAAAYRRLSQTSDSKRSEEPDPDDLVGVRDENKQPVLPKAQCDSMSKFEPDPDDTTEADATKTEPGHSWIPSNPRDASAPEHYSGSNEMGSDIAHTTEDDDEPDPDDLETRASIWEVENMKISNDTVMLGGSGDEEIQAPPDPNIAETYPDYNPVVTEKETIMEVDEPDPDDQEIQRIQDSVTIISNRLKKAISSLVTEVSPGQAISVLQMLLKIVRNIIEQPNEMKFKRLRKGNPAIKRNILNFAAAVEILSIVGFVEEMVSEGTGAQEPYLVLKRNDPGLLWIAKSMIEESHSTSSS; this is encoded by the exons ATGGCGGTTGGCGATAGTAATAGCTTAGAGTTGTCTCATCGTATGGGAAAAACAATAAAAGTTTCTCTTCTATGGAAAGGAAACAATTACTCTGTTGAGATCGATTCTGGAGCTTCCCTCAAAGATTTAGGTTACGAATTGAGAAAGCTAACAGGCGTTACTGCCGAGACGCTTCGTTTGATTGTTCCGAGGTTGAATGGAAAAGGATCAATTTTGATGTTACCCTTCTCTGATGACCACTCCAGCTTTAGCTTGCAGGAATCAAACATTGTTGAG gaGAAGACTATAAGAATGATGGGCGTATCTGAAGAAGAGGTCCAAGGCATTCGAAAAGAGGCAATGCCTGACATGAGGATACTTGgctttgaggaagaagagacaaGGCTTAGGCAAAAGAAGTCGTACGTTTCGAGCGCTTCAATCAAGCTCCCACAAGGGACTTACATCTTTTGTGATTTCCGCACTCTTCAGCTCCCGGGCATAGAG TTAAACCCTCCCGCTTCTGCTGCTTTAAAGAGAATGCACATGCTTGCAGCAGACCCTGGTATTATCGCTATTATGAACAAG CATCGTTGGAGAGTAGGGATTatgactgaacttgcaccaGTTGGTTATGTTGGTGTTAGTCCGCGATGCCTTCTGGGATTTAACAAG AATCAAGGAGAGGAGATTTCTCTACGCCTCCGGACTGATGATCTCAAGGGATTTAGAAAGTATCAGAGCATAAAAAAGACTCTATTGCATGAGCTT GCTCACATGGTATACACGGAGCATGATGAAAACTTTTATGCTCTTGATAGACAG TTGAACAAAGAAGCTGAAAGCTTAGATTGGACCAAATCAAGAGGTCACACTTTGAATGGAACAAAATTTATcaatgaggatgatgaggaagacttcttcttcgacgaaaatgaaattttttcGCAGAGGCTTGGTGGAAACCAGTCCGATTATCTCGGAAATGCTCGTGAGTCGTCTGTTGCAGCTGCTTATCGCCGTCTCTCCCAAACAAGTGATTCGAAACGCAGCGAAGAACCTGATCCTGATGACTTGGTTGGTGTTCGTGATGAGAATAAACAGCCAGTTCTCCCTAAAGCTCAGTGTGATTCTATGAGTAAGTTTGAGCCTGATCCTGATGATACCACTGAAGCTGATGCAACCAAAACTGAACCAGGTCACTCATGGATCCCATCAAATCCAAGGGATGCATCTGCACCTGAACATTACTCGGGATCAAATGAAATGGGAAGTGATATTGCCCATACtactgaagatgatgatgaacctGATCCGGATGACTTAGAAACACGAGCAAGTATATGGGAagttgaaaatatgaaaatatcaaaTGACACTGTAATGTTGGGTGGGAGTGGAGATGAAGAGATCCAGGCTCCACCTGATCCAAATATTGCAGAGACGTATCCAGACTATAACCCGGTGGTCACAGAGAAGGAAACAATCATGGAGGTTGATGAGCCTGATCCAGATGATCAAGAGATTCAGAGGATCCAAGACTCTGTTACCATTATCTCTAACCGTCTCAAGAAAGCTATAAGTTCCTTGGTAACTGAAGTTAGCCCCGGTCAAGCAATCAGTGTGCTGCAAATGCTTCTCAAAATAGTGAG GAACATCATTGAACAACCAAATGAAATGAAATTCAAAAGGCTGCGTAAG GGAAATCCTGCAATTAAGCGCAACATTCTCAACTTTGCAG CTGCGGTTGAGATCCTTTCCATTGTTGGCTTTGTCGAAGAGATGGTATCTGAAGGCACAGGAGCACAAGAACCATATCTGGTACTGAAACGAAATGACCCAGGGCTCTTGTGGATTGCTAAGTCAATGATTGAAGAATCACACTCCACAAGTTCCAGCTAA
- the LOC104732545 gene encoding fimbrin-5, with the protein MSSYVGVLVSDPWLQSQFTQVELRTLKSKFVSNKTQLERFTVGDLPPVFAKLKAFNGTIDEDEIKSVLDKSYSNADEEVDFETFLRAYLSVQARGVEKTGGSKGSSSFLKTSTTTVHHAINESEKASYVSHVNNYLRDDPFLKSYLPIDPATNAFFDLVKDGVLLCKLINVAVPGTIDERAINTKKTLNPWERNENLTLGLNSAKAIGCTVVNIGTQDIAEGRPYLVLGLISQIIKIQLLADLNFKKTPSLFQLVDDTQDAEELMGLAPEKVLLKWMNFHLKKAGYEKQVTNFSTDVKDGEAYAYLLNALAPEHSTHVALDTKDPTERAKKVLEQAEKLDCKRYLSPKDIVDGSANLNLAFVAQIFQNRNGLTVDSSKTSFAEMMTDDVETSREERCFRLWINSLGTATYVNNVFEDLRNGWVLLEVLDKVSPGSVNWKHANKPPIKMPFKKVENCNEVVKIGKELRFSLVNVAGNDIVQGNKKLLLALLWQLMRYTMLQLLKNLRSHSQGKEITDADILNWANRKVKRGGRTSQAESFRDKNLSSGMFFLELLSAVEPRVVNWSLVTNGETEEDKKLNATYIISVARKLGCSIFLLPEDIIEVNQKMMLILAASIMYWSLQQQSDTESNVSEDATDEGDASSVAGEITNLSIDGGSESSPTSQDQELLTKADKDEDEVDGENNKDA; encoded by the exons atgtctagtTACGTTGGTGTTCTTGTCTCTGATCCATGGTTACAGAGCCAGTTTACACAAGTCGAATTGCGTACCCTTAAATCCAAG TTTGTTTCGAACAAAACTCAATTAGAGCGTTTCACTGTTGGAGATTTACCTCCTGTGTTTGCAAAGTTGAAAGCTTTTAACGGTACCATTGATGAGGATGAGATCAAATCTGTATTGGACAAGTCTTATTCCAATGCTGATGAAGAAGTCGATTTCGAGACCTTTCTCCGGGCCTATTTAAGCGTGCAAGCCCGAGGTGTCGAGAAAACAGGAGGATCTAAAGGTTCTTCTTCATTCCTCAAAACCAGTACTACAACGGTTCATCATGCCATCAATGAATCTGAGAAGGCTTCCTATGTTTCCCATGTCAATAATTACTTGAGAGATGATCCTTTCTTGAAGAGCTATCTTCCTATCGATCCTGCAACCAATGCTTTCTTTGACCTTGTTAAAGATGGTGTTCTTTTGTG TAAGCTTATAAATGTTGCTGTTCCTGGGACCATAGACGAACGAGCTATCAACACAAAGAAAACCCTTAACCCATGGGAGAGGAATGAGAACCTTACTCTAGGTCTCAATTCTGCCAAAGCAATTGGCTGCACCGTGGTCAACATTGGCACACAGGACATAGCTGAAGGAAGA CCATATCTCGTACTTGGGTTGATATCTCAGATTATAAAG ATCCAATTGTTGGCTGATCTCAATTTTAAGAAAACTCCTTCGCTTTTCCAATTGGTGGACGACACTcag GATGCAGAGGAGCTCATGGGATTGGCTCCTGAAAAAGTTCTGCTTAAATGGATGAATTTTCATCTGAAGAAAGCTGGTTATGAAAAGCAGGTTACAAATTTTTCTACGGATGTGAAG GACGGTGAGGCATATGCATACCTGCTTAATGCCCTTGCTCCAGAACACAGTACACATGTGGCATTAGATACTAAAGACCCCACAGAAAGAGCAAAAAAGGTTCTTGAGCAGGCTGAGAAGCTGGATTGTAAACGTTATCTATCTCCTAAGGATATAGTGGACGGCTCAGCAAACCTTAATCTTGCTTTTGTGGCACAAATATTTCAGAACAG GAATGGATTGACTGTTGACAGTTCAAAGACGTCATTTGCTGAGATGATGACAGATGATGTGGAAACTTCACGAGAAGAAAGATGTTTCCGCCTATGGATTAATAGTCTTGGCACTGCCACTTACGTCAATAATGTTTTTGAGGATCTGAGGAATGG GTGGGTTCTTCTTGAAGTTCTCGACAAAGTTTCACCTGGCTCGGTCAACTGGAAACACGCAAATAAACCTCCCATAAAAATGCCATTCAAAAAGGTTGAAAACTGCAATGAAGTTGTAAAGATCGGGAAGGAACTGCGCTTCTCCCTTGTCAATGTAGCTGGTAATGACATTGTGCAAGGAAATAAGAAACTACTTCTCG CACTCTTGTGGCAACTAATGAGATATACAATGCTCCAACTTCTGAAGAACTTGAGATCTCACTCGCAAGGTAAAGAAATTACAGATGCAGATATTCTAAACTGGGCGAATAGGAAAGTGAAGAGAGGGGGCCGAACTAGTCAGGCTGAGAGCTTCAGG GACAAGAACCTGTCAAGTGGAATGTTCTTTCTGGAACTTCTTAGTGCGGTAGAGCCGAGAGTTGTCAACTGGAGCCTCGTTACCAATGGAGAAACAG AGGAAGATAAGAAGTTGAATGCCACATACATCATCAGTGTTGCACGAAAGCTCGGATGCTCCATATTCCTGTTGCCTGAGGATATCATAGag GTGAACCAGAAGATGATGCTTATTTTGGCGGCCAGCATCATGTACTGGAGCCTCCAGCAACAATCAGACACAGAGTCTAATGTCTCAGAAGATGCCACTGATGAAGGCGATGCAAGCTCTGTTGCTGGTGAAATCACCAATTTGTCCATTGATGGGGGTTCTGAGTCCAGTCCCACCTCCCAAGATCAAGAATTGCTGACAAAGGCAGACAAGGATGAGGATGAGGTTGATGGTGAGAATAATAAAGATGCATAA